Genomic window (Chryseobacterium bernardetii):
CTTTTCTATCAAAAAAGTTTTCTGAGTAACCATTTTTAGCTAAAATAGACGGAACGGCAATATTATCTACTATTTTAGTTTCGTTATAATTGAAAGCAGCAATAACTCCCAATCTTCCTTTGCCAATAGCGGAAGTATAATAATTAGCTACCAAATCTACTCCCTCAGTAACTGTATTTACAGCATTGGTGAAAAATTTCAAGGAGGTTATTTTATTATTGTTTAATATTACTTCCACAGGGTTTGTTGTATCCGGACTACCCGGAGCACCCGTTTTATAACCAATATCTCCTGAGAAAAGTACCCGGTCCTTAATTTTTATTCTATAATAATCTGCCGTAATAGTCAGATTTTTAAAAGGTTTTACGGCCAGTCCCCCGGTAATATTAAAGGCTTTTTCAGCATTTAATTTTGGTACACCAAGATCAGATCTTACAATCTGAGAGTCATTATTAAAAGTACCCTGATTAGCTACAGTATTCCCAGTAATTTTGGTTTGAACATTGGAATAATAAATCTGGTGTAATGAAGGTGCCCGAAATCCTGTAGAAACTGAACCACGGAAAACTAATTTATCATCCAGCAACTTATATCTTGCGTTTCCTTTCCAGGAAACATTATTTCCAAAATCACTAAAGTTTTCATATCTCACAGTTCCTCCAAGTAAAAGGTCTTTTGTAACATCCCATTCAGCATTCATATAAGCTCCGATATTCTGTCGGTTTTTATTAACTTCATTTTGAGGCTGCAATCCCGGGAATGATTCTGCACCACTTCCTATATAAGATGCTTCTTCTCCTGCCTTCGCCTGATAGTTTTCGTTACGTACTTCTGCTCCGGCACCTAAGACAAACGCACCAAAATCCCGGCTGATATCTATGTTTCCTATAATATTACTGAACTGATGACCTCCTGCTTTAAAGCGGGTTGGTGAATTTCCACCTAAAGAGGTATTAATGGTATTTCCTACAACATAATCAACTGCATTAGAGCCAAAGGTGGCACTCCCATCAAAACTCCATTTTCCAAACATACCTTTCCACCCGGAGGTTAAATTATAATCATAAACATCTGTCTTAAATTCCGGCTGAAACCCGTTGTAGGGCTGTCCTTTTGGAGTTAACAAACCAAAATCTGAAGGCACCCAATAAGGTGTTCTATACAAAGCATAACTAGTCCCGTTTCTGTAAGTTGTACCGCCAAAAGCATAAAATTTACCGGTTTCACCTGTTGGTAACTCAAAATTGACAAACATATTAGCAACTTTTGTCTCCGGTTGCCCTATGATCATTCCTAAACCAGGATTAGCCTGCGTCCAGGCATTATCCACACCAAAAAGTTCATCTTTTGTAGCAGAACCTGCACGGTTAGTTTTATTTTGCAAAGAATATCCCAATGTAAGGTTCAAACTTCCATTTTTGGCAACTCTGATTCCTGTATTAAAATCTGCACCGATATTAAAGCCGTCTCCTTTTGAAGTAATCCCTGAAAAAAGATTGACCGTGCTTTTTCCAACACTGTTCTTAAGAATAATATTGATCACTCCCGCAATAGCATCGGAGCCATATTGTGCAGATGCGCCATCTCTCAAAACCTCTACATTCTGTAAGGCGGCCGACGGAATACTTTTCAGATCTGTACCTACTTCACCTTTTCCCGGTGTATCATTTACATAAATCAGGGCACTTTGGTTTTTTCTTTTATTATTTACTAAAACTAATGTTCTGGATGGACCCAATCCTCTTAAATCTGCCGGGTCAAAATGAGCCGTTGCATCAGAAACAGTTTGTTGTGATGAATTAAAAGATGGGACAGCATAGGTTAAAGCCTTATCAAAAGTAATTTGCCCTGTGGATTTCAATTGTACTGCAGAAATGTTATCAATAGGAATTGCTGAGGTAATGATGGTTCTGGGCTTAGTTCTACCCGTGGTAACCACAACTTCATCTATATTATTTTGTTTTATGCTATCCTGAGCATATCCCATAGCACCAGCTCCGCTTAATACTAATGCATAGATTTTTTTATTTAATAAATCCTTTTTCATACCATTGTTATTAATTGAATAAATTTAGTAAAAAAATAAATATTAAATACAAAAATCAAATATATAATGAAAAATTCGCTTCAATATCACATAAACGTTATTGCTTTAAAAAATAAGATTGATTTAAAATATAAAGGTTTTTATTAATAATTTGAAAAAAAAATACAGCAATAAACTCCTATATAAAAAAATGATTAGTCAACATTAGGAATAAGCATAATTTCATTTTTCCGACAAGTAGTTTTCTGACAGATTGAGATGGCTTCTCATATGGCTCGCAATGGCTATGTACAAAAACGGCCGGCAAAAGCCGGCCAATCCAAATTATTTATTTACCTCTACATACTGTATGATGGTCTGATTTTTGGGGTTGTAGATAATAGTACTACTTTTAGGGAATCTTTTCAGTTTATAATACTGGATACTTTTGTCTGTTTTAATATCTTCTAAAAAGCTTGTATCAAAGGTATTATCTGGCAGAAATTTTGCAAGAAGGCTTATTTTACTGATTATACTCTGTCCATCAATTTTTCTTGCTGTTTTATCTGATTTTCCTTCATTGGGAGTAGGCTGTTTTTCTAAGAAAGGAAGTACTACTGCGATATCTGCTTTGTATTTAAAGATATATGCCTCTGTACCTGTGGGAAGCTTTATTTTTTTCCCTTTTTCTTCTGAAATCATATCAGCTCCTGCATTTGGAAAAACGGTATTGAACTTTACATCCTCAGAATTAGTGAATGAATTAATAGATTCGTTCACCGTTTTCTTAACAGTTTCTTCTACTGCCTGCTGGGCTTTCTGCTGCACTTTTTCTTTGGTTTCCTGAACCGTCTGATCTATTTTTTCTTCAATTTTATTGCATGATACTAATAAAAGAGTGGCCATTACAGGCAAAATATACTTCTTCATAATTCTAATAATCATTTTTCTTTTTATTAATATACTTTCCTTAAACGGAAAAGTACTCTTTAATATTTTAGCAAAGAAATAAAATATTTTTCATCATCAAAAATCCTACTGACAAACTGTTGTCATAACCTGCTCTTACCTTTGTATCAACAATAACAAACAAAAACGATACATTATGACAACTACAGCAACTGCAACAAAACAATTCATGACAAGCGAGCAATTATTAAAAGATTGGCAAGGCCACAGAAACCTGACAAGAAGGGTGATTGATGCTTTTCCTGAAAAAGAATTATTTGAATTTTCAATTGGCGGAATGAGACCTTTCGCTAAAATGGCAACAGAACTTCTTAATATTGGCGGAGTTGCCCTGAAGGGAATTATAGAAAACAATATGGAAGCATACAATGAGGAAGGAGTGAATCCAAAAACTAAAGAGGAAATCCTTAAAAAGTGGGATGAAGAAACTGAAGTGATTAATCATTATTTCAGACAGATTACTGAAGAGCGCTTCCAGGAGACATTTAATTTATTCGGACAATATCAGTTCCCGGTATATGAAAATATCCTTTATTTCATTGATAATGAAATCCACCACCGCGCACAGGGATATGTTTATTTAAGAGCTTTAGGAATTGAGCCGCCTTTCTTCTGGGAAAGATTTTAATAAAACTGCCTTACAAACCATTTCATCTATTTACCAATAAAGTCATTCACCTCAGCAGTTTTCTGCTGGGGTTTTTACTGATGTCTTTCTATCATTTTGGCTAGAATTTCATTCATCCTTACCCGAAGGCTCTCTGGCTCAAGAATGGTAGCATAGTCTGCAAAAGTGATTACCCAGCGAGGAAATCCATCCTTGATCCATTCTGTTTCAAAAGTAAGCTCCATTCCTTTATCGGTTTCTACTTCTTCAACCAGGCCATAATATTTTTTAGAATTGACGAGATGTGCCATTATTTTTTTATCTACCAGCAGTTTGACCTTGACTTTATTTCCGTTCGATTTTCTGTAGTCATTAATCTGTCCGTATTCCTGCAAAAAAGGAGTCTGCGTTTTGAAAATCTGCAGAATTCTGTCTACTCTAAACTGCCTGAAATCTTTTCTCAGTGTACAGTAGGCCATAATATACCAGAAATTGAATTCAAAGAAAATCCCAACGGCTTCAATTGTTCTGTTGGTGACTCTTGAATCTACCGTTTGATATTCAATATTCAGCTGTGTTTTCTCAGCAATACTTTCCAGAATTATGGGAATTACATTCTTCAGTGTACTTTCTTCTTTCTGCTGGGTATGAAAATTAAAAACATCAATCTGCTTTTCAATATTCTGGATCAGATTTTTATCCGAATACCTCAACACAGAGCGTACTTTTTCCATAGCTGTCTGATAATGGTTCCCCAAACTCTGATGGGAAAACTTCTGCATCAGCTTTTCGGCTGTAATAAAACTCAGAACCTCTTCTTTAGTAAACATCACCGGTGGAAGCTTATAACCATCCATCAGGGAATAACCGTTTCCTGCTTCTCCTATGATTGGTATCCCTGCATTTTCCAGCGTTTTTACATCCCGATAAATGGTTCTTATACTCACAGCAAATTTCTCAGCCAGATCCTGAGCCCTTACAACAGGTTTAGACTGCAATTGGGTGAGAATAGCTGTTACACGGTCAAGTTTTTTAAGATAATGATCGTTCATTTTTAGCTGTAGTTGCTGAAGAGATCAGTCAACAAAATTATTAATTTTCTTTAAGAGTATTCACCAGTTTATCAAGATTTAAGCTTCGTGCTGAAGCATCAAAAATTTCACGGTAGGTACCTTCTTTATTATAAAGCTCATCATGGGTTCCATTTTCCACTACTCTTCCTTTCTTCATCACATAAATGGTATCAGAATCCAGAATCTGAGATAAGGAATGGGAAATAATGATAACGGTTCTCCCCTCCTTAATGGCATCCAGAGAGTTTTTGATCTGTTCCGTAGCAATAGCATCCAAACTTGCTGTAGGCTCATCCAGAAATATAATTGGCGGATTCTTCAGAAACAGCCTTGCAATGGCAATTCTCTGCTGCTGTCCTCCTGAAAGCTGAGTAGCATCATGCTGATACCCGGTAGGGAGATCCAAGATCTGATCATGAAGGTATGCTTTTTTAGCGGCTTCCTGAATTTCATCAAAGCTTGCATTCATATCTCCATAGCGGATATTGTCTTCAATACTTCCCTGAAAAATATGATTTTTCTGAAGAACCAGCCCAAGATCTCTTCTCAAAAATGTATTCTCATATTCATTTAAATTCACTCCATCCAGCAGAATTTCTCCTGAATCCGGCAGGTAAAATTTACACAGAAGATTAATAATTGTTGATTTCCCGGCTCCACTTAACCCTACTAATGCTGTTGTTTTTCCATTTTCAATTTTCATAGAAACATTATGCAATGCTTGTGTTCCGTTAGGATAAGTAAAGTTTACATTTTTAAGTTCAAAAGTTCCTTTGATTTTTTTCTCCACAAAACTTCCGCTCGGTTCTGTTTCATTATCGGCATTAAGAATATCAAAATACCCTTCCGCATAGATCATGGCATCATTCATATCATCATAAATCCTGTGCAATTGACGGATGGGCGCTGAAACGTTATTGAAAAGCATAATATGAAGCATAATGGCCCCAATGGTCATTTGCTGATCGAGTACCAGATACACTGTGAGAAGAATAATCAGTACCACCCCGAACTGTTCAATGAAAGTTTTTAGTCCGTCATAGATAAAGTTAGTTCTTCTGGTGAACATCTGGCTTTCCATCAGCTCCATCTGGAGGTCATATTGTTTTTTGCCTTCAAATTTTTCACGGACAAAGCTTTTAATCACCATAATGGAATTTACAAGATTCAATAGACCTGAAGTTTTCTTTTCTCTCTGATTTCTGAGCTGCCGGCGCACTCCGCTTAGTTTTTTAGCCTGTAGTGAACTTATATAAAAATAGATCGGAACAATGATTGTAGAAACTATTCCCACGTACACATTCTGCATGTACATAATGATGAGTGCAATGATGGCATTGGAAAAAAGCGGAAGAATATCAATAAAGAAATTCTGAACAAGTTTTGTTAAGCTTTCAATTCCACGGTCAATCCTTATCTGTAGTTTTCCGGATTCATGGTTTTCGTCGTTGAAGTAAGCTACACGGTAGGTTAAGATTTTATCAATTGCAGATTGAGCCAGAACGGAACTTACGTTAATCCTTATTTTTTCCCCATAAAATTTCTGACCGAAGTTGATAAAAATATTCAGCAACTCTTTTCCCAATAAAATAATGGAAATAATAATGAGGATATGAATTCCCTCTGTCATCGGATGGGGAAGATGAGTTAGTTTTGTAACCTCATCTACTGTATATTTAAGAACTATAGGGTTAACCTGCGCTGCCAGAGCTCCGAGAAAAGTGAGAAACAATGTTCCGTAGATCATTAACCGGTAAGGTCTGATAAATGGAACAAGCTGTTTATAAATCCCAAATAAAGTAACTGTTCTGTTGAATGGTTTTGCCATAGGAATTATTTAAACTGAAAAAACGTACCGTTTCGAAAAGAAAAAGGTACGTTTTTATTATTATTTTTAACTATTAATTCTTTAACTTTTATCCTTCATACATATATGTTGTAAGATAATGAAGCTCAGGCTTGCTTACTTTTTTAGATTCTGCCTCTGCCTGCTCCAGAGAATATTGTGAATTGATCTCCTTTTTCTGGAAAACAAATGAGTTATTTGCATTCTTATCCACTACTTCGTTAAAGATATGTTCAATCTCAGAATTAGCCAATGAAGCAAAACTGATATCTTCAAAACCGTACATCAGTCTCAGATCATCGTATTCTTTAAAATTTTCATCTACAAATCCCTGCAGCAGGGGTTTTGAATCAAAATTACCTGCCCAGATATTGTAGGCATATTTTTTCTTCTTTGGTTTGTCTAAAATACTCTGATATACGAAGTTTTCTCCAAGATAAGCTTCTCTTACCTGCGGGTCATTGGCTAAGTCTTCCGGAAGACCTTCTTTAAGGATCTTTCCTTCAAACATAATATAAGTTTTGTTAGTAATGGCGAGGGTCTGCTGTACGTTGTGATCAGTAATCAGAATTCCGATATTTTTATCTACAAGACTTCTTA
Coding sequences:
- a CDS encoding TonB-dependent receptor plug domain-containing protein, translated to MKKDLLNKKIYALVLSGAGAMGYAQDSIKQNNIDEVVVTTGRTKPRTIITSAIPIDNISAVQLKSTGQITFDKALTYAVPSFNSSQQTVSDATAHFDPADLRGLGPSRTLVLVNNKRKNQSALIYVNDTPGKGEVGTDLKSIPSAALQNVEVLRDGASAQYGSDAIAGVINIILKNSVGKSTVNLFSGITSKGDGFNIGADFNTGIRVAKNGSLNLTLGYSLQNKTNRAGSATKDELFGVDNAWTQANPGLGMIIGQPETKVANMFVNFELPTGETGKFYAFGGTTYRNGTSYALYRTPYWVPSDFGLLTPKGQPYNGFQPEFKTDVYDYNLTSGWKGMFGKWSFDGSATFGSNAVDYVVGNTINTSLGGNSPTRFKAGGHQFSNIIGNIDISRDFGAFVLGAGAEVRNENYQAKAGEEASYIGSGAESFPGLQPQNEVNKNRQNIGAYMNAEWDVTKDLLLGGTVRYENFSDFGNNVSWKGNARYKLLDDKLVFRGSVSTGFRAPSLHQIYYSNVQTKITGNTVANQGTFNNDSQIVRSDLGVPKLNAEKAFNITGGLAVKPFKNLTITADYYRIKIKDRVLFSGDIGYKTGAPGSPDTTNPVEVILNNNKITSLKFFTNAVNTVTEGVDLVANYYTSAIGKGRLGVIAAFNYNETKIVDNIAVPSILAKNGYSENFFDRKEQSRITSARPKTKMILSLSYDITKFNFNLNNTYFGSVAWQHATDPAKDQTFSGKVVTDIVLTYKITNDLKVSGVVNNLFNIYPDVIDSKGDVVTDLGGRFKYPWEVNQFGFNGTTFQLNVNYTF
- a CDS encoding DinB family protein, with product MTTTATATKQFMTSEQLLKDWQGHRNLTRRVIDAFPEKELFEFSIGGMRPFAKMATELLNIGGVALKGIIENNMEAYNEEGVNPKTKEEILKKWDEETEVINHYFRQITEERFQETFNLFGQYQFPVYENILYFIDNEIHHRAQGYVYLRALGIEPPFFWERF
- a CDS encoding helix-turn-helix transcriptional regulator, giving the protein MNDHYLKKLDRVTAILTQLQSKPVVRAQDLAEKFAVSIRTIYRDVKTLENAGIPIIGEAGNGYSLMDGYKLPPVMFTKEEVLSFITAEKLMQKFSHQSLGNHYQTAMEKVRSVLRYSDKNLIQNIEKQIDVFNFHTQQKEESTLKNVIPIILESIAEKTQLNIEYQTVDSRVTNRTIEAVGIFFEFNFWYIMAYCTLRKDFRQFRVDRILQIFKTQTPFLQEYGQINDYRKSNGNKVKVKLLVDKKIMAHLVNSKKYYGLVEEVETDKGMELTFETEWIKDGFPRWVITFADYATILEPESLRVRMNEILAKMIERHQ
- a CDS encoding ABC transporter ATP-binding protein encodes the protein MIYGTLFLTFLGALAAQVNPIVLKYTVDEVTKLTHLPHPMTEGIHILIIISIILLGKELLNIFINFGQKFYGEKIRINVSSVLAQSAIDKILTYRVAYFNDENHESGKLQIRIDRGIESLTKLVQNFFIDILPLFSNAIIALIIMYMQNVYVGIVSTIIVPIYFYISSLQAKKLSGVRRQLRNQREKKTSGLLNLVNSIMVIKSFVREKFEGKKQYDLQMELMESQMFTRRTNFIYDGLKTFIEQFGVVLIILLTVYLVLDQQMTIGAIMLHIMLFNNVSAPIRQLHRIYDDMNDAMIYAEGYFDILNADNETEPSGSFVEKKIKGTFELKNVNFTYPNGTQALHNVSMKIENGKTTALVGLSGAGKSTIINLLCKFYLPDSGEILLDGVNLNEYENTFLRRDLGLVLQKNHIFQGSIEDNIRYGDMNASFDEIQEAAKKAYLHDQILDLPTGYQHDATQLSGGQQQRIAIARLFLKNPPIIFLDEPTASLDAIATEQIKNSLDAIKEGRTVIIISHSLSQILDSDTIYVMKKGRVVENGTHDELYNKEGTYREIFDASARSLNLDKLVNTLKEN